From the genome of Neisseria lisongii, one region includes:
- a CDS encoding nucleotide sugar dehydrogenase, producing MNNQTIQKFADKSAKIGIVGLGYVGLPLMLRYADIGYTVLGFDIDREKVGKLNRGESYIEHIAADKIAAARSKGFEATTDFSRIGEVEAVILCVPTPLNRYREPDISFVTDTADAIKPYLRAGQVVSLESTTYPGTTEEELLPRIEEGGLKVGKDIFLVYSPEREDPGNPHFETRTIPKVIGGHTGACLEVGLALYRPAIDTVVPVSSTKAAELTKLLENIHRAVNIGLVNEMKIVADKMDIDIHEVINAAATKPFGFVAYYPGPGLGGHCIPIDPFYLTWKAREYGVNTRFIELAGEVNSYMPDYVIEKVTLALNRQSKAVNRSKILILGIAYKKNVDDMRESPSVEIMERLAKLGADIAYSDPHVAEFPDIAGHARFELSSTPLTPQTLAGFDCVVLTTDHDKFDYTMIAEHAKLIVDTRGRFPSGRPNVVKA from the coding sequence ATGAACAATCAAACCATTCAAAAATTCGCCGACAAAAGCGCCAAAATCGGCATTGTCGGCTTGGGCTATGTCGGCCTGCCGCTGATGTTGCGCTATGCCGACATCGGCTACACGGTTCTCGGTTTCGACATCGACCGTGAAAAAGTCGGCAAATTAAACCGGGGCGAAAGCTATATCGAACACATCGCCGCCGACAAAATCGCTGCCGCCCGCAGCAAAGGTTTTGAAGCCACCACCGACTTTTCCCGTATCGGCGAAGTCGAAGCCGTAATTTTGTGCGTACCGACACCGCTCAACCGCTACCGAGAGCCGGACATCAGCTTCGTTACCGACACCGCCGATGCCATCAAACCTTATCTGCGTGCCGGACAAGTGGTGTCGCTCGAATCGACCACCTACCCCGGCACGACCGAAGAAGAACTGTTGCCCCGCATTGAAGAGGGCGGCCTGAAAGTCGGTAAAGATATTTTCTTGGTGTATTCGCCCGAACGGGAAGACCCGGGCAATCCGCATTTTGAAACCCGCACCATTCCCAAAGTCATCGGCGGCCACACCGGCGCATGTTTGGAAGTCGGGCTGGCACTCTACCGCCCCGCCATCGATACGGTGGTGCCGGTGAGTTCCACCAAAGCCGCCGAATTGACCAAACTGTTGGAAAATATCCACCGTGCCGTCAATATCGGTTTGGTGAACGAGATGAAAATCGTGGCGGACAAAATGGACATCGACATTCACGAAGTCATCAATGCCGCCGCCACCAAACCGTTCGGTTTCGTCGCCTATTATCCCGGCCCGGGGCTGGGCGGCCACTGCATTCCCATCGACCCTTTCTACCTGACGTGGAAAGCACGGGAATACGGTGTCAATACCCGTTTTATCGAGCTGGCGGGCGAAGTCAATTCCTATATGCCCGATTATGTGATTGAAAAAGTTACGCTGGCGCTCAACCGCCAAAGCAAGGCCGTCAATCGCAGCAAAATCCTGATTTTGGGCATTGCCTACAAGAAAAACGTGGACGATATGCGGGAAAGCCCGTCTGTCGAAATTATGGAACGTCTGGCCAAACTCGGTGCCGACATCGCCTATTCCGACCCGCACGTCGCCGAGTTTCCCGACATCGCCGGACACGCCCGCTTCGAGCTTTCCAGCACGCCGCTGACACCGCAGACGCTGGCGGGCTTCGACTGCGTGGTGCTGACCACCGACCACGATAAATTCGACTACACCATGATTGCCGAACACGCCAAACTGATTGTGGACACCCGCGGCCGCTTTCCGTCCGGCCGCCCCAACGTGGTGAAAGCCTGA
- a CDS encoding lipopolysaccharide biosynthesis protein gives MPKLHKILAYALGPIGSAAFGIVSLPLMSWHFSAADIGSVALLQTVAGLGILLFGLGLDQAYIREYHAAADKAALLKTVLPLPLVLAAFFLMSGNRWPSEILFSSSSRGLAAGGLFIGAFLLTRFLSLTLRMQERAWAFSFSQLLPKILVCLLITGCILFSLPNHTAVLFGIYAAAQTAAVALLLWQSRRTLAAAAKAPWCADTHRAALKYGLPLAAANLTYWAFASLDRFLLKQWAGLEQLGVYAMALNFSAVALIVQSIFSTIWAPMVFKWVNDHEHCDKIGGIALLVAQATAALICLVGIASPAAARLLPEAYADVPFILPAALLVPLFYTWTEVGGIGLNVVKKTGLIAAVNLAALAANLLLLYQLVPPLGAKGAAAATAAAFWLFFILKTELSARLWQPLPRRTLYAAATACLSVCLCYTLFGNRENYPLFAAVWLAALLWLAYRNRNRFLHFVRRF, from the coding sequence ATGCCCAAACTGCACAAAATCCTTGCCTACGCCCTCGGCCCGATCGGTAGCGCCGCTTTCGGTATCGTATCGCTGCCGCTGATGTCGTGGCATTTTTCCGCCGCCGACATCGGTAGTGTGGCCTTGCTGCAAACCGTTGCCGGACTGGGGATTTTGCTGTTCGGGCTGGGTTTGGATCAGGCGTATATCCGGGAATACCACGCCGCTGCCGACAAAGCCGCATTGCTGAAAACGGTGTTGCCGCTGCCGCTGGTTTTGGCGGCGTTTTTTCTGATGTCCGGCAACCGCTGGCCGTCTGAAATCCTGTTTTCCTCAAGCAGCCGCGGTTTGGCGGCGGGTGGGCTGTTTATCGGGGCGTTTTTGCTGACCCGTTTTTTGTCGCTGACACTGCGGATGCAGGAGCGGGCATGGGCGTTTTCGTTCAGCCAGCTGCTGCCCAAAATCTTGGTCTGCCTGCTGATTACCGGCTGTATTCTGTTTTCCCTGCCCAACCATACCGCCGTTTTGTTCGGCATTTACGCCGCCGCCCAAACCGCCGCCGTTGCCTTGCTGTTGTGGCAAAGCCGCCGCACGCTCGCTGCCGCCGCAAAAGCCCCTTGGTGCGCCGACACCCACCGTGCCGCCCTGAAATACGGGCTGCCGCTGGCCGCTGCCAATCTGACCTATTGGGCGTTTGCCTCGCTCGACCGCTTTTTGCTCAAACAGTGGGCGGGGCTGGAACAGTTGGGCGTGTATGCGATGGCACTCAATTTCAGCGCCGTCGCTCTGATTGTGCAGAGTATTTTTTCCACCATTTGGGCCCCGATGGTGTTCAAATGGGTAAACGATCATGAACACTGCGACAAAATCGGCGGCATTGCGCTGCTGGTCGCCCAAGCCACGGCGGCACTGATTTGTCTGGTCGGCATTGCCTCGCCCGCCGCCGCACGGCTGCTGCCCGAAGCCTACGCCGATGTGCCGTTTATCCTGCCCGCCGCCTTGCTGGTGCCGCTGTTTTATACGTGGACGGAAGTCGGCGGCATCGGTTTGAACGTGGTAAAAAAAACCGGTCTGATTGCCGCCGTCAATCTTGCCGCCCTTGCCGCCAACCTGCTGCTGCTCTATCAGCTGGTTCCGCCCTTGGGTGCAAAAGGTGCGGCGGCGGCAACGGCGGCGGCGTTTTGGCTGTTTTTTATTTTGAAAACCGAGCTTTCTGCCCGACTGTGGCAACCGCTGCCCCGCCGCACGCTCTACGCCGCCGCTACCGCCTGCCTGAGCGTGTGCCTCTGCTATACGCTGTTCGGCAACCGTGAAAACTATCCCCTGTTCGCCGCCGTTTGGCTCGCTGCCCTGCTGTGGCTGGCATACCGCAACCGGAACCGTTTTTTGCACTTCGTCCGACGGTTTTGA
- a CDS encoding glycosyltransferase family 4 protein, translating to MKIVLTTSMAGLGGTENATFRLGRLLTERGHRVILASSDGPLLPDAQAAGMMWQPVDFYRGGVFGYIKAVFALMKMLKQEQPDIVHCQMARIVPGCVAAVRLASPKTKVFYHARGLNPETYPKIAKMFDRLGVYIIGNCRHEQEKLIRHGFPAERIRYTYNALHQIDRVPEKSRRDFIMLGTLSRLDKVRAVHLMIDIFKQLLDKGLPVRLQIAGIGEEMENLKHQAERLGIADKVNFLGGVRDLTAFFGETDILVNTPHCIGDHGAGVGNNILEAGLYHTPVVTYDMAGISEIVINGQTGFCIPFGNQEAFIDAVVRLSADPKLRKQLGNALNRHVTALCSDDEIYRTTMDAYRM from the coding sequence ATGAAAATCGTTCTTACCACTTCCATGGCGGGCTTAGGCGGCACGGAAAACGCCACTTTCCGGCTCGGCCGTCTGCTGACCGAACGCGGCCACCGTGTTATTTTGGCATCGTCAGACGGGCCGCTGCTGCCCGATGCTCAGGCGGCGGGCATGATGTGGCAACCGGTCGATTTTTATCGGGGCGGCGTGTTCGGCTATATCAAAGCGGTGTTTGCGCTGATGAAAATGCTCAAACAGGAACAGCCCGACATCGTCCACTGCCAAATGGCGAGAATCGTCCCCGGCTGCGTCGCCGCTGTGCGTTTGGCTTCGCCGAAAACCAAAGTGTTTTACCACGCCCGGGGGCTGAATCCGGAAACTTATCCGAAAATCGCCAAAATGTTCGACCGTTTGGGCGTGTACATCATCGGCAACTGCCGCCACGAGCAGGAAAAGCTGATCCGCCACGGTTTCCCTGCCGAACGCATCCGCTATACCTACAACGCTCTGCACCAAATCGACCGTGTTCCCGAAAAAAGCCGACGGGATTTCATCATGCTCGGCACGCTCTCCCGCCTCGACAAAGTGCGGGCGGTGCATTTGATGATCGACATATTCAAACAGTTGCTCGATAAAGGCTTGCCGGTGCGGCTGCAGATTGCCGGTATCGGCGAAGAAATGGAAAATCTGAAACATCAGGCCGAACGCTTGGGCATTGCCGACAAGGTCAATTTTTTAGGCGGCGTGCGTGATTTGACCGCTTTTTTCGGTGAGACCGATATTCTCGTCAATACGCCGCACTGTATCGGCGACCACGGCGCAGGTGTCGGCAACAATATCCTCGAAGCCGGTCTGTATCACACGCCTGTCGTAACCTACGATATGGCGGGCATTTCCGAAATCGTAATCAACGGCCAAACCGGTTTCTGCATTCCGTTCGGCAATCAGGAAGCGTTTATCGATGCCGTCGTCCGCTTGAGCGCCGACCCGAAACTGCGCAAACAGCTCGGCAACGCCCTCAACCGCCACGTTACGGCTTTGTGTTCGGACGATGAAATCTACCGCACCACAATGGATGCCTACCGTATGTAA
- a CDS encoding glycosyltransferase has translation MNITIVAPFCSLPDEPYFNRFQYLAQRLAQRHNVLLLTSNFRHFDKTFRPPVQAAAQGRLKEAKIELLAESGYAKNVSLQRLISHHRLAQSLERRLQQCRPHEWDVVVSAYPLMATNLLLGKYKRRLGYKLIIDVQDVWPESFSAVLPVLKKIPPQLLPFARRADRAYRCADALLAVSQTYLQRAQRANPDVPAETVYIGADFRRLQAVPPHDFGDNTVRFFYLGTLSFSYDVATVCQGVAQLADEGYPVALHIMGGGPNEAELRRFAHPALHFHGYLPYDEMMSLAKGCDIAVNPIHSHAMQSVTNKFSDYMALQKPVISSQTDPEVRSLLTLLPHAQYRSGDVAGFMAAAKTLLASDGGHVQSQAVRERFDRETAYRTFEQMIERLTHE, from the coding sequence ATGAACATTACCATTGTCGCCCCTTTCTGCTCGCTGCCGGACGAGCCGTATTTCAACCGCTTCCAATATCTGGCGCAGCGGCTGGCGCAGCGGCACAATGTGTTGCTGCTGACCAGCAATTTCCGCCATTTCGACAAAACCTTCCGCCCGCCTGTGCAGGCGGCTGCGCAAGGCCGTCTGAAAGAAGCCAAAATCGAGCTGCTGGCCGAAAGCGGCTACGCAAAAAACGTTTCGCTGCAACGGCTGATCAGCCACCACCGTTTGGCACAAAGTCTCGAACGCCGCCTGCAGCAATGCCGTCCGCACGAATGGGACGTGGTGGTTTCCGCCTATCCGCTGATGGCGACCAATCTGCTGCTGGGCAAATACAAGCGACGTTTGGGCTACAAACTGATTATCGACGTGCAGGACGTGTGGCCGGAGTCTTTTTCCGCCGTGCTGCCCGTGCTGAAAAAAATCCCGCCGCAGCTGCTGCCGTTTGCCCGCCGTGCCGACCGTGCCTACCGCTGTGCCGATGCGTTGCTTGCCGTGTCGCAAACCTATCTGCAGCGGGCGCAGCGGGCCAATCCCGACGTTCCTGCCGAAACCGTGTATATCGGTGCGGATTTCAGACGGCTTCAGGCGGTGCCGCCGCATGATTTCGGCGATAATACCGTGCGTTTTTTCTATCTCGGCACGCTCAGTTTCAGCTATGATGTTGCCACTGTCTGCCAAGGCGTGGCGCAGCTTGCCGACGAGGGTTATCCGGTGGCGCTGCACATTATGGGCGGCGGGCCGAACGAGGCGGAACTCAGACGCTTCGCCCACCCTGCCCTGCATTTTCACGGCTATCTGCCCTACGATGAGATGATGTCGCTGGCAAAAGGCTGCGATATTGCCGTCAATCCGATTCACAGCCACGCCATGCAGTCGGTTACCAATAAATTTTCCGACTATATGGCGCTGCAAAAACCGGTTATCAGCAGCCAAACCGACCCGGAAGTACGCTCGCTGCTGACACTGCTGCCCCATGCGCAATACCGTTCGGGCGATGTTGCCGGTTTTATGGCGGCGGCAAAAACCCTGCTGGCTTCCGACGGCGGCCATGTGCAGAGCCAAGCTGTTCGGGAACGCTTCGACCGTGAAACTGCCTACCGCACGTTCGAGCAAATGATTGAAAGACTCACCCATGAATAA
- a CDS encoding NeuD/PglB/VioB family sugar acetyltransferase encodes MNNCCKRLFDIAVSAAALLALSPLLLWLVYAVRKNLGSPVFFVQERPGKDGKLFKMIKFRTMRDATDANGNPLPDSERLTPFGRRLRAASLDELPELWNVLKGEMSLVGPRPLLTAYLPLYNDFQARRHEVRPGITGWAQVNGRNAISWPEKFALDVWYVDHQSFWLDMKILLKTVKKVFVKEGISAAGEATMPVFTGNKRKLVIVGAGGHGKVVADTARLSGQWQGVYFVDDRADRPSEILGFPVLGDSSLLGNEILPQEFDAAVAVGDNAARAAVYQKLHSLGFALPAIIHPAAFVSPLSRIGAGTVVFAQAAVNAGAATGCGCIINTAASIDHDCRLGDFVHISPGAHLAGQTEVGNLSWFGIGSCSRQAVSIGQAVTVGAGAVVINDFSDGLTVVGNPAKPLVEKQI; translated from the coding sequence ATGAATAACTGCTGCAAACGCCTGTTCGACATTGCCGTATCCGCCGCAGCGCTGCTGGCATTGTCGCCGTTGCTGCTTTGGCTGGTGTACGCCGTCCGCAAAAACCTCGGTTCGCCGGTGTTTTTTGTGCAGGAACGCCCCGGTAAAGACGGCAAACTGTTTAAAATGATTAAATTCCGCACCATGCGCGATGCAACGGATGCCAACGGCAATCCGCTGCCCGACAGCGAGCGGCTCACGCCTTTCGGCCGCCGCCTGCGTGCCGCCAGTTTGGACGAATTGCCCGAATTGTGGAATGTGTTGAAAGGTGAGATGAGTCTGGTCGGCCCCCGCCCGCTGCTGACGGCGTATCTGCCGCTGTATAACGACTTTCAGGCACGCCGCCACGAAGTACGCCCCGGCATTACCGGCTGGGCGCAGGTAAACGGCCGCAATGCGATTTCGTGGCCGGAAAAATTTGCCCTTGATGTGTGGTATGTCGATCACCAAAGTTTTTGGCTGGACATGAAAATCCTGTTGAAAACCGTGAAAAAAGTATTCGTGAAAGAAGGTATTTCCGCCGCAGGCGAAGCCACCATGCCCGTGTTTACCGGCAACAAACGCAAGCTGGTGATTGTCGGCGCAGGCGGCCACGGCAAAGTGGTTGCCGATACCGCCCGTTTGAGCGGACAGTGGCAAGGCGTGTATTTTGTGGACGACCGTGCCGACAGGCCGTCTGAAATCCTCGGTTTTCCGGTATTGGGCGACAGCAGTCTCTTGGGCAACGAAATCCTGCCGCAGGAATTTGATGCCGCCGTTGCCGTCGGCGACAATGCCGCCCGTGCAGCGGTATATCAAAAACTGCACTCGCTGGGCTTTGCATTACCGGCAATTATCCACCCCGCTGCGTTTGTCAGCCCCTTGAGCCGCATCGGTGCGGGAACAGTTGTTTTCGCCCAAGCCGCCGTCAATGCCGGTGCCGCCACAGGCTGCGGCTGCATTATCAACACCGCTGCCAGCATTGATCACGACTGCCGTTTGGGCGATTTTGTCCACATCAGCCCCGGCGCACATTTGGCGGGGCAAACCGAAGTCGGCAATTTGAGCTGGTTCGGCATCGGCTCGTGCAGCCGCCAAGCCGTGAGTATCGGGCAAGCGGTTACTGTCGGCGCAGGTGCTGTGGTGATTAACGATTTTTCAGACGGCCTCACGGTGGTCGGCAATCCGGCCAAACCGTTGGTGGAAAAACAGATTTAA
- a CDS encoding DegT/DnrJ/EryC1/StrS family aminotransferase: MLNTSLSPWPSFTQEEADAVSRVLLSNKVNYWTGQECREFEREFAAYTGTRHAVALANGTLALDVALKALNIGAGDDVVVTSRTFLASASCIVTVGANPVFADVDLNSQNITAESIRAVLTPNTKAVIVVHLAGMPAEMDDIMTLAEQHNLWIIEDCAQAHGARYKGRSVGSIGHIGAWSFCQDKIISTGGEGGMVTTNDDTLWKKMWAYKDHGKSYDAVYRRSHAPGFRWLHESFGTNWRMTEMQAAIGRIQLRRLPEWSATRRRHAAALAETLSRFSCIRLIRVPDYIEHAQYKFYAFVRPEKLKTGWSRDKIIAALTERGVPVYQGSCSEVYLEKAFDHTPWRPQSRLKNAVELGETSLMFLVHPTLSDDEITFCRRHIENVLEEADS, encoded by the coding sequence ATGTTGAACACTTCATTGTCGCCGTGGCCGAGCTTCACACAGGAAGAAGCCGATGCCGTATCCCGTGTGCTGCTGTCAAACAAAGTCAATTATTGGACGGGACAGGAATGCCGCGAATTCGAGCGGGAATTTGCCGCCTACACCGGCACCCGCCACGCCGTCGCCCTCGCCAACGGCACGCTGGCATTAGATGTCGCCCTCAAAGCCCTGAATATCGGCGCAGGCGACGATGTGGTTGTTACCTCCCGCACCTTTCTCGCCTCCGCTTCCTGCATTGTAACCGTCGGCGCCAACCCCGTATTTGCCGATGTCGATTTAAACAGCCAAAACATTACCGCCGAGAGCATACGTGCGGTCTTGACCCCGAATACCAAAGCCGTGATTGTGGTGCATTTGGCGGGAATGCCTGCGGAAATGGACGACATCATGACACTGGCGGAACAACACAATTTGTGGATTATCGAAGACTGCGCCCAAGCCCACGGCGCACGTTACAAAGGCCGCTCGGTCGGCTCAATCGGCCATATCGGCGCATGGTCGTTTTGTCAGGACAAAATCATCAGCACCGGCGGCGAAGGCGGCATGGTTACCACCAACGACGACACCCTGTGGAAGAAAATGTGGGCGTATAAAGACCACGGCAAAAGCTACGATGCCGTGTACCGCCGCAGCCACGCCCCCGGCTTCCGCTGGCTGCACGAAAGTTTCGGCACCAACTGGCGCATGACGGAAATGCAGGCGGCAATCGGCCGCATCCAACTGCGCCGCCTACCCGAATGGTCGGCAACCCGCCGCCGCCATGCCGCCGCCCTTGCCGAAACCTTGAGCCGTTTTTCCTGTATCCGCCTCATCCGAGTTCCCGACTATATCGAACACGCCCAATACAAATTTTACGCCTTCGTCCGCCCCGAAAAACTGAAAACCGGCTGGAGCAGAGACAAAATCATCGCAGCGCTGACCGAACGGGGCGTACCCGTTTATCAAGGAAGCTGCTCGGAAGTCTATCTGGAAAAAGCCTTCGACCACACCCCGTGGCGGCCGCAAAGCCGTCTGAAAAATGCTGTCGAATTAGGCGAAACCTCGCTGATGTTTTTGGTTCACCCGACCTTGAGCGACGACGAAATCACCTTTTGCCGCCGACACATTGAAAACGTGTTAGAAGAAGCAGACAGCTGA
- a CDS encoding polysaccharide biosynthesis protein codes for MNLDTLLSLPRSVKKTFFVIHDTVMIFAAFWFTQSLKADYSDEWLQTANWAAFASTTFFTIWIFVRLGLYRAVTRFVSVRVLTTAFFGSVLSTLIFFLSVFVFEQRLRLALPVVYFLLLVVLVTGSRMMLRTVLSERHHRNMSPVIIYGAGRSGRQLLEAIKQVKEYSAVAFADDNPTLQHTVIYDLAVYAPNEIPQLIKRYGVKKILLAIPSATAEERKTIIRNLEQYSCEVLAIPGMKDLVDGKINISSLKKISVVDLLGREPVAPDNLLMSANIQNKTVMVTGAGGSIGSELCRQIAAYRPDKLILFELSEFALYNIHKELSENPDITAEIVPLLGSVQNQDHLASVMNAYRVETVYHAAAYKHVPMVEFNTIEGIRNNIFGTLACAQAAIECKVATFVLISTDKAVRPTNTMGASKRMAELCLQALAAESPATRFCMVRFGNVLGSSGSVVPVFEQQIAAGGPITLTHPDITRYFMTIPEAAQLVIQAGAMGRGGDVFVLDMGESVKIIDLAKQMIRLSGLKLKDPARNDGDIEIRITGLRPGEKLYEELLIGDNVQTTFHPRIMTANEIMLPWPQLNQLLHHLDQACRQADQPQIRRLLQEAPTAFTPTDDICDLVWRQRN; via the coding sequence ATGAACTTGGACACCCTGTTATCACTTCCCCGCAGCGTCAAAAAAACCTTTTTCGTGATTCACGATACGGTGATGATTTTTGCCGCCTTCTGGTTCACCCAGAGTTTAAAAGCAGATTATTCCGACGAATGGCTGCAAACCGCCAACTGGGCGGCATTTGCCAGCACCACCTTTTTCACCATCTGGATATTCGTGCGGCTGGGGCTGTATCGGGCCGTTACCCGCTTTGTCAGCGTGCGGGTACTGACCACCGCTTTTTTCGGCAGCGTACTCTCTACCCTGATTTTTTTCCTGTCGGTTTTTGTATTCGAACAACGCCTGCGGCTGGCATTGCCGGTGGTCTATTTCCTGCTGCTGGTCGTATTGGTAACCGGCTCCCGCATGATGCTGCGTACCGTTTTGTCCGAACGCCACCACCGCAATATGTCGCCCGTCATCATCTACGGTGCCGGCCGCTCGGGGCGGCAGCTTTTGGAAGCCATCAAACAGGTTAAAGAATACAGCGCCGTTGCCTTTGCCGACGACAATCCGACGCTGCAACATACCGTGATTTACGATTTGGCAGTCTATGCCCCAAACGAAATCCCGCAACTGATCAAACGCTACGGGGTCAAAAAAATCCTGCTCGCCATTCCCAGCGCCACCGCCGAAGAACGCAAAACCATTATCCGCAATCTGGAACAATATTCCTGCGAAGTATTGGCAATTCCGGGCATGAAAGACTTGGTGGACGGCAAAATCAACATCAGTTCCCTGAAAAAAATCTCCGTTGTCGATTTACTCGGCAGAGAACCGGTTGCACCCGACAATCTCCTAATGAGCGCCAACATCCAAAACAAAACCGTCATGGTTACCGGTGCCGGCGGCTCCATCGGCTCGGAATTGTGCCGCCAAATCGCCGCCTACCGCCCCGACAAACTGATTTTATTCGAACTGTCCGAATTCGCCCTCTACAATATCCATAAAGAATTAAGCGAAAACCCCGACATTACCGCCGAAATCGTCCCCCTGCTCGGCTCAGTGCAAAACCAAGACCATCTGGCAAGCGTGATGAATGCCTACCGTGTCGAAACCGTTTATCACGCCGCCGCCTACAAACACGTCCCCATGGTCGAATTCAACACCATCGAAGGCATACGCAACAACATCTTCGGCACCCTTGCCTGCGCCCAAGCCGCCATCGAATGCAAGGTCGCAACCTTTGTCTTAATCTCCACCGACAAAGCCGTTCGCCCCACCAACACCATGGGCGCCAGCAAACGCATGGCCGAACTCTGCCTGCAAGCCCTCGCCGCCGAATCCCCCGCCACCCGCTTCTGCATGGTGCGCTTCGGCAACGTCTTAGGCTCGTCCGGCTCGGTCGTCCCCGTATTCGAACAACAAATCGCCGCCGGCGGCCCGATTACCCTCACCCACCCCGACATCACCCGCTACTTCATGACCATACCCGAAGCCGCCCAACTCGTGATTCAGGCCGGCGCAATGGGGCGCGGCGGCGACGTATTCGTACTCGACATGGGCGAATCCGTCAAAATCATCGACTTGGCCAAACAAATGATCCGCCTGAGCGGCCTCAAACTGAAAGACCCCGCCCGCAACGACGGCGACATCGAAATCCGCATCACCGGCCTGCGCCCCGGCGAAAAACTCTACGAAGAACTATTAATCGGCGACAACGTACAAACCACCTTCCACCCCCGCATCATGACCGCCAACGAAATCATGCTGCCGTGGCCGCAGCTTAACCAACTGCTCCACCACCTCGACCAAGCCTGCCGCCAAGCCGACCAACCCCAAATCCGCCGCCTGCTGCAAGAAGCCCCCACCGCCTTCACCCCGACAGACGACATCTGCGACTTAGTCTGGCGGCAAAGAAACTAG